The genomic region CAGTATAATAATCTCGAGGCAGATAAACGTCCTTCAGTGGACCAAATTGGCCAAATGGGCCACGTAAATCTTCTGGCCTGCACGCCAAATGCTTTATATAATCAAAATCTTATTCCAAGCTTTTGAGAAGGGGGGAGCAACAGTTTCCATGGCAAAATACAAGTAGAATCTAATTATCCAAACAGCATCAGGTATACCAACACAAGTAAATTTTGGATCCAAAAGATGAAATTGTATTAAGATGATTTTGTGCACTTTTTATGCGCTGACTTTACTTTTACTAGAACTAGAATAAATTACCTAAACATGCTAAAATACATTATAGTTTTTTATTAACACGGAAAACTGGAGCCAGAAAACCACAAGTTTATAATACTGATCCTGATACACAGAATAGCAAAAGAACAGCAATTACTGTTTAAATCATAACTGTAAATACAACAAGATTAAAAATTCATTATCCTCTCATGATCTAACATACCTGCAATCTTTGTGGAGGTTCCGAACGAGAAGGCTTGTTGGCAAATCCCTACCACGGCCTCTATAGTGACCCCTAGGGCTAGGACTGCGCCTTCTATGGCTGTAACGTCTTGGAGGCGATGGGCTGTAGCTGTAGCTTCTTCCTCTCATGCTGGAATTTCACACCTACATTCATGTATTCATATTCAAcacaagcaaaaaaaaaaaacctaacctCAAACGATAAATTTCAAAGCTATAGAAAATTATCAGCATCaacatcaacaataacaatccaTAGAAAATAAAAGGAGAATACAATAATAGCAATTTGAAGACACTAATCGTAGACCATCGAATGCCAAAGCTACAGaagatttaaagaaaaaaaaaaagaaacagcaGTTGTTAAAAGAATAAGAATATCCATATCAATCTTCCAATGGATTCAAGTACGAAACAACAAAAATCAGAACACAAATGGAAGATCGATATTCACCTTATTCACGATGAGATTCGCGCGCTCTTGTTTTGTTAGATAGCAGAAAAGTGACGGTAAAGAAAAATAATGGCTTTTGATTCCTGAAATATTTGTAGCTCTACCATATTCGAGAAACTTCTCCACAATGTTGGCTACGATTCGGTACATGCAATAACACAAAGTTACCATGAGGATCAATTAATCGGGCTCGGACTTTAAATAAAACTGGCCCAATAAGGACCCGGCCCAATTTAACAACCCGGACCCATTAAGTGCTTAGTTGCATGGTTTCTAACAAGTGTAGTTGCTAGTtagtgttatttttcttcttcttcttcttctcaacctAAAACCCTTGTTCGTAAACCCTGAATCCGTGTTCTAAACGCAGCGCTGAGAAACATAATAGAAGATGGCACCGAACTCGAAAAAatggcagaagaagaagaagaacagcaACAACAAAGAGAACAAGCCAAGAATGGATAAATCGTCTAAGAAAATTTCTAAACCAAAGAGGGAAGAGCAACACGACGCCGCAACGGCGAAGAAGAAGTCAGAAGCTCTAGCTTTGCAGCTGGAAGATGAAGTTCCTGATTTCCCTCGAGGTCGAAACTTCCAGAAGCTTCGTTCTATGAGTCTGGCTTTGCATTTGAGTTTGAACTTTTGCTTGGTTTGGATTGGATGTgaagttttgttttgttttgcatTATATGTTTTCAGGCAGAGAAGTTCCGACGAAGCGAAAGGATGATGGAGATGACCGTGAAGTGTTTGGTTACCACGAGTTCGGTTCCGATAAAAGGAAGAAGCTGAATCAGTGGAATAGGAAGAAAGGGAAGAATACGCTGAGGAAGAGAGATGAAGCTGCAGATGATTGGGGCACGCTCTTCGGCGATACTGTCACCGGGAAATTGCCGAAGCGCGTCAATAAAATCACTCTTGGGGTAGGTTGAAGAAGCTTTGTTCAGTGGAGGAATGTTTTATTTTTCCTTCTAATTTTTATGTCAATCGAAATCTTACTACTTAGTAGTAATTTAGTTTATATGTCTAAATTATGTTGAATTATTTGTGCCGCTTTTGAGAGTGGAAAATTTAGAGTGCAGTTCCTAAAAAGCGGTGCATATAGTATACATGTCAATCAGCTGCATCTGCAAAATATGGAAATTCTGAGTATGTGTTGGTGAGATGACGAATTAACTTAACTGTTGAaagactaaatttttaaaaaatcttttgtGTACATTGATATGCCTGATCTTTCTTTCATAGAGTTCAAAATCATGCTGTATTCTTACTCTTTACAAATACCATTTATTTGAATTGAGTGGCTTCTGCTATAccgaattattattattgttattgttattattattattattattattattattattattattagtctgTCTCTGAGTTGTGGATAAATGCTTTGATCTCATGTATGCCAGAATATAACTCCAGGAATGAAGCTTTGGGGAGCTGTTGCTGAAGTAAATGAGAAAGACCTTGTAATTAGTTTACCAGGGGGATTACGTGGTTTAGTTCATTGTTCAGATGTGGTGGATCCTATTTTTGATAATGAAATCGAGGTGTGTATAAAAgaatttgttttttcttttccttttcaatcAAGTACGATTTTTTACCTCTCAATGTCCTTACATTTTCTGGATTAATGGTTCTATATTCTATAAgccattgttgttattttgcAACTAGAGCTTCTCTCTGATATGCACTTGCTGGCATCAGGTTGGGGAAAGCTTCCTTTCTAGTGTATTCTCTGTTGGACAGCTGGTTTCTTGTGTTGTAGTAAGATTGGACCATGACAACAAGGATAAAGGAAGTAGAAAAATTTGGCTTTCTTTGTGTCTTTCTTTGTTGCACAAGAACATGAACTTAGATGTTGTTCAAGAAGGCATGGTAAGCCAATTTTTTCACATACGGAAATTTTGTTGTTAACCtttctttatttatatatataaaagccTCCATTTTTTTTCTGGTTTAAAGTCTCATTTCATAAGTTATTGAAGGaaaaatctatatatatatataaaggggACTGAGAAGATTTAGTATCCAACTTCCTTTTACTAAATCTCTTTGGTAAGTTTAGAGCAACTATTTTGTAGGTCATAAATGACTTGTAACGGTTTTGCACACGCTGCACACATGCTTCTTCCATTTTTATCTTTTGCCACTGGTTTTGTTGggcttatatttatttaaaaatgaaTTTTGGCAACTTCTGTGCACTGTATACGTGTAGGTTCTTGATGCATATGTGAAAAGCATTGAAGATCATGGTTACATTCTTCACTTTGGTCTACCTTCTTTCACAGGATTCTTACCAAAAAATAGCTTGACTGGTAATGTCACCCGACTGTTGTGAATTCCTCTTTATCGTGTATAGCATGTTTANNNNNNNNNNNNNNNNNNNNNNNNNNNNNNNNNNNNNNNNNNNNNNNNNNNNNNNNNNNNNNNNNNNNNNNNNNNNNNNNNNNNNNNNNNNNNNNNNNNNNNNNNNNNNNNNNNNNNNNNNNNNNNNNNNNNNNNNNNNNNNNNNNNNNNNNNNNNNNNNNNNNNNNNNNNNNNNNNNNNNNNNNNNNNNNNNNNNNNNNNNNNNNNNNNNNNNNNNNNNNNNNNNNNNNNNNNNNNNNNNNNNNNNNNNNNNNNNNNNNNNNNNNNNNNNNNNNNNNNNNNNNNNNNNNNNNNNNNNNNNNNNNNNNNNNNNNNNNNNNNNNNNNNNNNNNNNNNNNNNNNNNNNNNNNNNNNNNNNNNNNNNNNNNNNNNNNNNNNNNNNNNNNNNNNNNNNNNNNNNNNNNNNNNNNNNNNNNNNNNNNNNNNNNNNNNNNNNNNNNNNNNNNNNNNNNNNNNNNNNNNNNNNNNNNNNNNNNNNNNNNNNNNNNNNNNNNNNNNNNNNNNNNNNNNNNNNNNNNNNNNNNNNNNNNNNNNNNNNNNNNNNNNNNNNNNNNNNNNNNNNNNNNNNNNNNNNNNNNNNNNNNNNNNNNNNNNNNNNNNNNNNNNNNNNNNNNNNNNNNNNNNNNNNNNNNNNNNNNNNNNNNNNNNNNNNNNNNNNNNNNNNNCAGGGAAATGAGGTAAAAATTGGGCAACTTATACAACGGTTGGTTAAGAGTGTTGATAAAGTTCGTAAGGTGGTTTACTTGAGTTCTGACCCAGATATAATGTCCAAAAGTGTGGTAAGATTCCTCTCtatttgttatgttcaattttgggcttttctttctatctttatgATTCTCACGGTCTCACCTTCCCTTCTGATTGTCAGTTCCTTTGTACATTATATGCAGACCAAGGATCTTAAAGGTATATCAATTGATATTCTAGTTCCAGGGATGATGGTTAATGCACGTGTGAAGTCAATTCTTGAGAATGGCGTTATGTTGTCATTTCTCACATACTTCACTGGAACTGTAAGCCTATCCTAACTTTGTCTGTAAAGGCATACAGTATACTTAGAGCCAATAAATTTTCAAGACAAACCCAGTGCATTTAAGAGTTAAGTTTTGGAACTTTTCCATTGCAGGTTGATCTGTTTCACTTGCAAACAAGCTATCCTACAAAAAACTGGAAGGATTTATACAGTGAATCTCAGAAGGTACTTTTGATTTTGATATTTGTATGCAGTGAATGCAACTTGTTTTGCACTGAAATACAACTGTTACATCTGCCAAAAAAGAAACTGAGAAAATAAAAGCTTAGAGCCTATTTgatttgataaaatgttttctaCTTTTAGGATtttgtaaagaaaaaaaattgagaatagTAAAACAATGCAATCCTGTATTCGGTTTTTATTTCCTGGTTTCACTTTTTTTCTTCATACACACACAAATAAAAActgaaaaaagaaaatgaaaacacaaACCAAAGATATTTTAAGAAAAGCAATACAGTAGTAGGTAAATGCAGTTTAGAATGCTTTTTCATTGACATCTGGAGTTAAAGTatgacacttttttttttttgttgggtgAGATCTTTTCCTCTTAGAAAGAGAAAGTCtccttgttttattcatattcACTCTTCACTTAGAAACCAATGTTTCATACTCATCATTTGTTGACATGCTAGGATTTTCATTTTCGTTGTAATACATTGCTAAGTTAACTTTGTTGTTTCTTGTACTTGTAGCTTCATATTTTAATTCTTCATCATGAGAGGTGTCTTCACACAAGTTCAAGGACATGACTTTTTTGTTTATGGTCTATGATGTTGTGCGATCATGCTATTGGCTATTACTTCCACTGGAAGTTACATAAGTTCCTTGTTATTTTTCTAGGTTATTGCTCGAATTCTATTTATTGATCCATCAAGTAGAGCTGTTGGCTTGACACTTAATCCACATCTTGTTCATAACAAGATTCCTCCCTTTGTAAGTATATGAATCATATATGTTGGTGCTTCTTGGTGTGGGTGTTTCACGTAATGTGGAATTAATAGTTTTCTTATCCATTCCTTTTTCCTCTATTATTAACCTGCAAATGTATTTGTTCTGTCACATTTCTTGTTTAATATTTCCCGGTTCAGATTATGGATATTCAGAATTGAAGATAATATTCTCTcacaaaaaaaagaaacaaaaaaaagaaaaaagaaaaacaaatgctGTGAAGTAATACCAATTTAGTGGCGCAAGTCCCCCCTCCATTTATTAGCGAAGTCCAAAAGTGAATGTGCCTTTTAATGTAATCAACTCTTGTGCAGCATGTTAACATTGGAGATATATATGATGAGTCTAAAGTTGTCAGGGTAGATAGAGGAGCCGGATTGTTCCTTGAAGTTCCTTCAATTCCAGAGTCAGCTCCTGCTTTTGTCAGTGTATGTATTTTCTCGACTAGTATTAATGATACAAAGTGCAGTTCTTTCATTACAGATGAGAATCAAGTCAGCTAACTATTGTGATTAAGGCTTACCACATTACACAAAATGTGaatgataattaaaattgatCTTGACAGATTGTTGATTTTGATGAGGAAGAGATCCAAAAGCTTGAGAAAAAGTACAAGGAAGGTAATCATGTTCGAGTTCGTATTCAGGGATTAAGGCTTTTGGAAGGACTTGCTATAGGAAGTTTGAAGGTTGTCATTCTGCTTCCATCTTCTAAGTTGAAGATGATAGTTCAATTATTGCAATGCTTTTTGCGTTAGCATTACTCTTCCGCTATGTATTCTGTATCTAACTATTTGACTATTTGTATATTTCGGTATCATTTTTAGTGATATGATTTCCTGAATTTCATATCATGCAGCCTAGTGCTCTTGAAGAATCTGTGTTCACTCATTCTGATGCAATGCCAGGGATGGTAGTGAAGGCTAAGATTGTCAGGGTTGACGGCGATCATGCTATAGTGCAAATTCCTGGGGGTGTGAAGGCACTCTGTCCTCTTAATCATATGTCTGAATTAGATATTACAAAGCCTCGAAAGAAATTCAAGGTTTCATTCTAGTTATATATGTGCTTTTTAGCATTGTCATTTTTTCTTATGTATAGGCCATAAGTCTCTCATCGGGGCAGACTAAACATTTTCATAACTGAATCCTCTGGCTGGATTTTGGTACAGGTGGGAGCGGAATTAGTATTTCGTGTGCTTGGTCGCAAAAAGAAAATGGTGACGGTTACACACAAAAAAACTCTTGTATGTTCGATAGTACAAACCTTCTTTCCTCTTCCACTTTGTTCAATTATGTAGGATTTACAAAAAAAACCACACACACAAATATTTtgctaaaaaaaattgttatgtaTGGAATACAAAAAAGAAGGTTCACAAGAAATAAAGCAGACCCTTAGCAAGTGTTCACCGAACCTTTCAAAGGAACCACATGCAATGAATCAAAATCATCAGAAGTATCGGTCTCACATATTCAATTCTGATTCAGATATATGGCCCTTTTACAGGTTAAATCGAAACTGCCGATTATTAGTTCATTTACGGATGCAACTGAGGGTTTGATAACTCATGGATGGATAACAAAGATTGAAGCCCATGGATGTTTTGTGCGGTTTTACAATGGGGTTCAAGGATTTGCTCCGAGGCAAGTCTTACTATTTATCTGTTCTACAAATTTAAAACCTCCAATCTGTGACCAGAATTGGTTACTGTTGCTTCCTGAGTAATATATGATCTTCTTTTAAGAACATGAatttcatcttcatttcttcacctTTCTGACTTTTTCATGATAAACATCATATTTGAGATGTACATAAGTTCACATGCCATTGATTTATTGTTGGAATATTCAAAATCAGTCAGTTTTTCTTATTTCCATAACAAGGTAAATTATATGTTAGGCAATTTCATTTGAATCCCTTATCAGATACATTCCTTCtagtttatttttgtattttaggCTTNATAATTCGATGTATTATTTTGATTAAAGTGCAGGTCTGAACTTGGATTAGAGCCAGGAGTTGATCCTGGTGCAGTTTATAATGTTGGACAAGTTGTCAAATGCCGTGTAATAAGCTCCATTTCTGCTTTACGGAGGATCAACCTTAGTTTCATAATAAAGCCCAAAAGGTATGATTCTCTTTACTTTCTCTATCCCACTTTTACTCTCAGTTTGatttaaattgatttatttaCTAGTGGCTGCACTTTCTGGAGGATATCTTATCTTACCTACCAAATGTTAAAAATGCAACTTATGCATTCAAGATTTATGTGAATCTATCTGCTGATTTGATGTAGCTAACACCAACAAACGGGATTAGGCCTATTTGTTGTAGTTGTTATGTTAACTTATTAGATGGATGTCCAGCTATGATTAACGCAACACTTCAAAATTGCAGGGTTGCGGAGGAGGATAAGGTTAGGTTGGGCAGCCTTGTTTCTGGAGTTATTGACAGAATAACAACAAATTCTGTAGTTGTTTATGTCAATGCAAGTGGTTTTTCGTGGGGTACCATATCTTTGGAACACTTGGCAGATCATCTTGGTATGATTTGTTTATTCATGATATAGGCTTTCCATTGCTCTGTAAAAAATTGCATTGCTGATTATAGCCATGTTTCATGCAGGGCAAGCTAATTTGATGAAATCTGGATTAAAACCTGGATATAGTTTTGATCAACTACTGGTTCTAGGTATGTTTGACACCTATAGCAGTTTGTTTCTGTGCATTTTTAGCGGCTTGTTTCTCTCCCGTTGCATTTTCCGCCCTGAGTCTCTTTCATTGGTGGTACCACACTCTCCGGGGCCTATCTGGTTGGCATGCATCATTCTAGCCATCATTCTTGCTCTCTTACCTTAGAGCATAAGTATCTTGTCTCCTTAGCAGTCAGCAGTGTTTGGGATTCCTCATTTTGTTTTTTGGCCTGATCTTTCCAGGTCTTTTTTGAGAGGCCTTTCACCCACTTAACTAGACCATTATATTGAATTTTTTGTGGCGTttcctttttttgttttctttgtaaGTTGAGTAGTTAGATGCTTCAGCATCAAGCAGATTGTTCCATTATCATATATAAAGTTGGTAAGGTATCTCGCTAACttgtgattgattttttttttgaattcctAAAATCAATGTAGATATTAAGGGGAGCAATTTGATTCTATCTGCCAAAAGTTCGCTTATTAAATCTGCTCAGCAGATTCCTTCAGATATTAGTCAGATGCATCTGAACTCTGTTGTGCATGTAAGTCGACATATATGAATTTCTTTTTGTACAATTTTTGTTATACGCATGtcattttattattgttgttgttgttgtttcttgCTTGCTATGATCAATTGATTGAATCTTGTCTGGAGCAGGGCTACATTTGCAACATAAATGAGGCTGGCTGCTTTGTCCGTTTCCTTGGTTCCTTTACAGGTTTGGCTCCATCGAAAAAGGTATTCATTCCTATGACTGCCTTCTtgccttattttctttttctcctgTTTATTTATGTTCGTATTCTCCATATGATAGTCTGATCTTATGACTGAGTTTTGTATAGGCTGCTGATGACCAGAAAACCAATATTCTAGAAGCCTATCAGATTGGGCAATCCGTCCGCAGTAATGTGTCCGAGGTTGGTATACTTCGGGTGGTAAATTCAATATTTGCAAACACCTAATGCAggttaaataatatttaatctttaatttgtttgttcTTCAGATCAATACTGAAAGAGGCAGAGTAACACTCTCACTAAAGCAAACATTATGTTCTTCTACAGATGCATCCTTTCTTCAAGACTACTTTATTATGGATGAAAAGGCATGGATATTTAGTTAATCACCACATACccctaatattatttttatgcaatgtcatttataattttaaattctaatataTATGTTATACATTGTATACAACTTGTTCATGCACACGTGCATGGTTACCCTTGTTTATAGATGCAATAATGAAGTATCAGTGTAATAACAGGTAATGTGTTAGTGCATTACAATTACCGCCCGGGTCCAATATTTTAACAAAATTGGTGTAGTTTGCCTATGTTATTGCTCATCTAcatttgattttattgttttttaatcTACAAAAGTTAAAAACTCATTTTGACATACTTGCTGTTTCTCAAAAGTTAAAAAAGAGAACAAAAACTTATttgttctcttttttcttttttctttttttttttggggtggggggtggttgaaagaaggagacctctaaatattttaatttgcaCTTCCTGTCTCTCTGCTTTTTCCTGTAGCAGTCTTTGTAACAGTCTGtgttttaatataataacatttCCTAAATGTTTATATCTATGTTCTGTGATTTTTTTATTAGCCTGTTGTCATCATATTTTTCTCTCTGATTTCCTCTCAGGAATCACTATTACATCAACCCCTTATGTAATGCATCTAATCCTCTGTGTCTCTGAACGTAGATTTCTAAGCTGCAAAACATGGGCTATGGTGCATCTGATTTGAAGTGGGATGAAGGATTTAGCTTTGGTGCAGTTGCTGAAGGTAAAGTCGAGGATGTTAAAGATGTGGGAATTGTTGTAAGCTTTGAGAAGTATAATGATGTTTTCGGTTTTATCACCACTTACCAGTGTAAGTTCCTCATCTATGTCATTTAGTTACCGAGCATTACAAGTTGGGTGATTCTTAGTTAAGTGCAGCTACTACTACTTATTGCAATATAATCTTGTAGTGGCAGGAACTACCTTGGCGAAAGGCTCTGTTGTGAAAGCAGTGGTTCTTGATGTTGCGAAAGCAGAACGGCTTGTAGATTTAACTCTAAAACCAGAATTCGTTAAAAGATCTGAAGAAAGAAGCTCCATAAGTCATTCCACCAAAAAGGTTCAGCTTACTCTCCCTGCTGTTTTACATTTGTGTTGAACATGGCTAAGAAGAGTTGAgataaaattttaatgaaaatttaATGGCATGGAGACCAGAGATTTAGTTCTCTCTCTGTCTCTATTATGTTCTTTCTTCTCTATAATCCTGGTTTGTCCACCACAGATAGAAAAGAGATGGGGTTTTATATTTGGTTATCGGTAAGGTCTTTTTTCCCTGAATGGGAGGCCTGTTGCATGAGTCCCCTACCATCATTCCTTCTTGACTATTTGTCCATATTAATGTCATGCATGCCTTCTATACCAGAAACGTCGAAGAGAGTCACTGAAGGACTTGGTGTTGCATCAGACAGTAAATGCAGTAGTGGAGATTGTCAAAGAAAACTACTTGGCAAGTGTTCACATTTTCATTCAAGTTAGCCTTCTTAGCCTTCTNGTTCTATATCTAAATTTTTATCTCCAAATCAGGTCGTATCAATACCGGAGAATAATTACATCATAGGATATGCATCCGTTTCTGACTATAATACTCAAAGGTTCCCCCAGAAAAAGTTCCTAAATGGACAGAGGTGAGGAAAATGGGTTGAAGCTATTTGCTCGTCCATTCATGTTTATTTTATCCTGTTCTACCATGGCATTAGAATTGCTATGTATTAGTGTTATCATCGTGCAAACCCTCACTTCTCTCCTTCATGCCGGTTGATGCTTAGGAGAATTCTGATTGAATATGGTAATTGGTATTTGAGAATGTTCATGTCCAACAACGGGTATTGAAATGTCACTGGAGTATATTAGACATGATTTTTTGAATATATTTCAACGGTTTAAAAGATGACGTATATGCACTTTTATGCATTCcattttttgttgaaattttatgtttcttaatTATAATGCTTCACCTCATACTTAGCATGATTTACTTGGTCAGTGTTGTGGCTACTGTTATGGCTTTTCCAAGTCCTGAAACTTCAGGAAGGTTGCTTTTACTTCTTAATGATGCTAACGAGACATCTAGTTCCAAAAGAGCGAAGAAAAGGTCCATCTATAATGTTGGGTCTCTGGTTGAGGCAGAGGTATGTGGGTTTGTTTTGTTCATTGATCTTGTTGATTCTTTATTGTCATTTTCATATGCTATCTCTTGTAGTCTTTGGTCTTGTGATCGTGGCTAGAATTTCTTATTCAAATTTTTGTAGTCTTTGGTCTTGTGACTTGTACACTAAAGGAACGTGTTTCATGAATTTTCGCAGATTACTGAAATCAGATCTCTTGAACTTAAAGTTAAGTTCGGCATTGGTCTACATGGCAGGGTGCACATATCGGAGGTACTTCTGTTTTGCTTCTTGTTTCTATTTGAATTAGCATTTTCATTTGTAGTTTTGTTATCTAGAACGGGTAGCCCAATGTATGGGGCTTCCACCATCCTCCTATTGTAGACATGTCTCAATGCTTATCCCATTTCTCGTTTGCTTATTATTAGCATATTTATAACTACTCTTTTTCCTATCTTCTGGCAGGTACACGATGATGTAAATGATTTAGAAAATCCGTTTTCCTGCTATAAAATAGGGCAAACAGTGACAGCAAGAATTGTTGCAAAGCCTAATGAAAAACATAGCTACAGAAAGGGCTCACAGTGGGAGTTGTCAGTCAAACCTAAAATAATTGCAGGCAAGTTTTTCCTAGTAAATTGAAAAGGATAtgaattattgaaaattttggcCACTGCACAAGTAGGGGGATATAGATTAAGGCTTGTGAACTTCAATGACTAGTAATTTGTTTTTGTTCTGAATGCAGCAACATAGTGTGCAGTATCATTTCGTATCTGAAGTATTTACTGACATCAGTTATTTGTTAATTGCAAATTAGGCAATTCCATTTTCTCTCCCACTTTTGTTTAGCTTTGGTTTGGTATTCTATGTTGCAATTTGGGAATCCtgtctatttaatttttttccttaaaaaaaacattggtcttttattaatgttaaatTTTCTCATTATCTTTCAATTTTTAGTATTTAATCCTCTAATTCAATGCAGGTTCCAGTGACATTGGAGAAAATGAATCTGGTAATCTTGACTTTGAAATTGGGCAATGTGTTGCTGGTTATGTATATAAAGTAGAAAGTGAATGGGTCTGGTTGGCGATATCTCGCAATGTTAGTGCCCAGCTACATGTTCTTGATAGTGCTTTTGAACCCAGAGAGCTTCAAGATTTCCAGAATCGATTTCATGTTGGACAACTTGTTTCTGGTTATGTTGTGAGTATTAACTTGGACAAGAAACTAATGCGGTTAATTCAACGTCCCTTATCTACTCTCCCGTGCAGAACTAGTGATGAGCCACAAAACAATGTTGTGCATGCGGAATTAACAATGTATATTCATGAAGGAGATATTTTAGGCGGTAGGATTTCTAAAATACTTTCAGGTGTTGGTGGGTTGCTTGTCCAAATTGGTCCATATATCTATGGGAAGGTCCACTTTACTGAGCTCACAGATACATGGGTGCCTGACCCATTATCTGGATATCATGAAGGGCAGTTTGTCAAATGTGTAGTTCTTGAAGTCAGTCAAACTGTCAGGGGTACTGTTCATGTTGACTTATCATTACGTTCTTCAAGAGGGATGCTTTCTCAAGATTCTGAAGATGTTCAAAGCACTGGGTAAGTAACTACTAATCCATAGCCCGTTATTTATTGCAGTCACTATTAAATTCACGTGTCTGAACTCTGAATGCGTCTTAATATAtgtatttgtttttctttcatttgTACAATTAAAATTATTCAGTGTATCCTTTTTCAGACATTAAGAACATATATTCCCTCATTCATATCCCAACAAATCAATTCATCTCAAC from Arachis ipaensis cultivar K30076 chromosome B02, Araip1.1, whole genome shotgun sequence harbors:
- the LOC107626197 gene encoding rRNA biogenesis protein RRP5 isoform X4 → MAPNSKKWQKKKKNSNNKENKPRMDKSSKKISKPKREEQHDAATAKKKSEALALQLEDEVPDFPRGREVPTKRKDDGDDREVFGYHEFGSDKRKKLNQWNRKKGKNTLRKRDEAADDWGTLFGDTVTGKLPKRVNKITLGNITPGMKLWGAVAEVNEKDLVISLPGGLRGLVHCSDVVDPIFDNEIEVGESFLSSVFSVGQLVSCVVVRLDHDNKDKGSRKIWLSLCLSLLHKNMNLDVVQEGMVLDAYVKSIEDHGYILHFGLPSFTGFLPKNSLTGQGNEVKIGQLIQRLVKSVDKVRKVVYLSSDPDIMSKSVTKDLKGISIDILVPGMMVNARVKSILENGVMLSFLTYFTGTVDLFHLQTSYPTKNWKDLYSESQKVIARILFIDPSSRAVGLTLNPHLVHNKIPPFHVNIGDIYDESKVVRVDRGAGLFLEVPSIPESAPAFVSIVDFDEEEIQKLEKKYKEGNHVRVRIQGLRLLEGLAIGSLKPSALEESVFTHSDAMPGMVVKAKIVRVDGDHAIVQIPGGVKALCPLNHMSELDITKPRKKFKVGAELVFRVLGRKKKMVTVTHKKTLVKSKLPIISSFTDATEGLITHGWITKIEAHGCFVRFYNGVQGFAPRSELGLEPGVDPGAVYNVGQVVKCRVISSISALRRINLSFIIKPKRVAEEDKVRLGSLVSGVIDRITTNSVVVYVNASGFSWGTISLEHLADHLGQANLMKSGLKPGYSFDQLLVLDIKGSNLILSAKSSLIKSAQQIPSDISQMHLNSVVHGYICNINEAGCFVRFLGSFTGLAPSKKAADDQKTNILEAYQIGQSVRSNVSEINTERGRVTLSLKQTLCSSTDASFLQDYFIMDEKISKLQNMGYGASDLKWDEGFSFGAVAEGKVEDVKDVGIVVSFEKYNDVFGFITTYQLAGTTLAKGSVVKAVVLDVAKAERLVDLTLKPEFVKRSEERSSISHSTKKKRRRESLKDLVLHQTVNAVVEIVKENYLVVSIPENNYIIGYASVSDYNTQRFPQKKFLNGQSVVATVMAFPSPETSGRLLLLLNDANETSSSKRAKKRSIYNVGSLVEAEITEIRSLELKVKFGIGLHGRVHISEVHDDVNDLENPFSCYKIGQTVTARIVAKPNEKHSYRKGSQWELSVKPKIIAGSSDIGENESGNLDFEIGQCVAGYVYKVESEWVWLAISRNVSAQLHVLDSAFEPRELQDFQNRFHVGQLVSGYVVSINLDKKLMRLIQRPLSTLPCRTSDEPQNNVVHAELTMYIHEGDILGGRISKILSGVGGLLVQIGPYIYGKVHFTELTDTWVPDPLSGYHEGQFVKCVVLEVSQTVRGTVHVDLSLRSSRGMLSQDSEDVQSTGHDNGKCVEMIEDIHPDMVVKGYVKNVTPKGCFISLSRKIDAKILLCNLSNEFVKDPEKEFPVGKLVVGRVISVEPPLNRVEVTLRTSSGPRKSNFEILDLSKLQVGDVISGRIKRIEPYGLFITVDDTNMVGLCHISEVSDDTIENIETEYRVGQHVNARVLKVDEVKQRISLGMKNSYMRDEYAHGIPSDQQSDEPLADRMTSMDLMTSSVPGTSDMEILDEIDQLPILSRAEERASIPPLDVSLDDLDKIDINNTNRQSEEHSNDEGIIDEKKKRREKKKAKEESHTCTGRNR